A genomic segment from Nicotiana tabacum cultivar K326 chromosome 7, ASM71507v2, whole genome shotgun sequence encodes:
- the LOC107762355 gene encoding RING-H2 finger protein ATL65: MLHHKAPSPSPSLSPALHHNDTQKAPSPSTRPLHHSSTLPTSSTSASTSDLSTTPPPSKLPVDFSPPLIAMVVIIATAFVIITYSRLLSRHLLRLHGRYRLWRRRRRRYVPSSAGDIESPPYPFDPTDAFHVLSPYGLDDSVIKTIPLSVHTRKSSVHDCAVCLLEFEENDYVRTLPVCSHAFHVDCIDIWLKSHANCPLCRAGIFRPESPFTPLMAARIRPSFDDILVENTILEPLAEFQPESDTTTVSEITQEPSPRRNMIQSEDIRFNGRDILLKRSYSFGFERNLGSERLVLEATTASPWRYRRAIGSGSFWSKRPSPFSSLTKPRVFSFRYYRGMKSPFFRRTRGGFFPLSESSARYSTGGGGGSSRRSKSFASPMFMRTSAAGGGVFSSSRLRSGDPEALLSPDRYNRR, from the coding sequence ATGCTCCATCATAAAGCTCCTTCTCCGTCACCGTCACTGTCACCGGCGCTTCACCATAACGATACTCAGAAAGCTCCATCGCCTTCAACGCGGCCGCTTCATCATTCGTCGACATTGCCAACTTCATCAACGTCAGCGTCAACGTCAGACTTATCAACTACTCCACCGCCGTCTAAATTACCGGTTGATTTCAGCCCACCTTTGATTGCGATGGTCGTTATTATCGCTACTGCTTTCGTCATCATTACCTACTCGCGGCTCCTGTCGCGTCATCTGCTCCGTCTACACGGCCGTTATAGACTATGGCGTCGCCGTCGCCGACGTTATGTTCCGTCATCTGCCGGCGATATCGAGTCGCCTCCTTATCCTTTTGATCCTACTGATGCTTTCCACGTGCTCTCTCCTTATGGACTGGACGATTCAGTTATCAAAACAATTCCTCTTTCAGTCCACACTCGAAAGAGCAGCGTTCACGATTGTGCAGTGTGCTTGCTGGAATTCGAAGAGAATGACTACGTGCGCACGCTTCCAGTATGTTCACACGCGTTTCACGTGGACTGTATTGATATATGGCTCAAATCACACGCGAATTGCCCGTTGTGTCGTGCCGGAATATTCCGTCCAGAGTCACCGTTCACTCCTTTAATGGCTGCAAGGATACGCCCCAGCTTCGATGACATACTGGTGGAGAACACAATTCTAGAGCCTTTAGCTGAATTTCAGCCAGAATCGGATACAACGACAGTGTCAGAGATCACACAGGAGCCGTCGCCACGGAGAAACATGATCCAATCAGAGGATATTAGATTCAACGGACGTGATATATTGCTAAAACGATCCTATTCCTTCGGATTTGAGAGGAATTTAGGATCCGAGAGACTAGTACTTGAAGCAACAACAGCTTCGCCATGGCGGTACCGCAGAGCAATAGGATCAGGAAGCTTCTGGAGCAAAAGACCTTCACCGTTCAGCTCGTTAACAAAGCCACGAGTATTCTCGTTCCGATATTACAGAGGAATGAAATCGCCGTTCTTCCGCCGGACCAGAGGCGGATTCTTCCCGTTATCGGAGTCAAGCGCGAGATATAGTACCGGCGGAGGCGGAGGTTCGTCGAGACGAAGCAAGTCATTCGCGAGTCCGATGTTCATGAGAACATCGGCGGCGGGAGGAGGAGTATTCTCGTCGAGCCGGCTAAGGAGCGGTGATCCAGAAGCCTTACTGTCACCGGACAGGTATAACAGACGGTGA